A window of the Ruminococcaceae bacterium KH2T8 genome harbors these coding sequences:
- a CDS encoding carboxynorspermidine dehydrogenase gives MARLLVIGCGGVAQVAIQKCCQNHKTFEEILIASRTLSKCDDLKAKIEATDCPVKITTVGVDADSKEDLVKLISNYKPDAVLNVALPYQDLTIMDACLECKVDYIDTANYEPEDTDDPAWREVYEKRCQEKGFTAYFDYSWQWAYEEKFREAGLTALLGTGFDPGVTSVFVAYAKKHYFDEIDTVDILDCNGGDHGYPFATNFNPEINLREVSANGSYMENGKWVETKPMEIKREYDFPKVGKKDMYLLHHEEIEALGRNFPEIKRIRFFMTFGQSYLTHMKCLENVGMLSTTPVEHEGHLIVPIQFLKTLLPDPASLGPRTVGKTNIGCIFTGKKDGKEKKLYIYNVCDHQECYKELGSQAISYTTGVPAMIGTSLVVEGIWKKPGVFTTDEFDPDPYMDMLNKYGLPWVVDEDPVLVP, from the coding sequence ATGGCAAGATTATTGGTTATCGGATGCGGCGGCGTTGCACAGGTGGCTATCCAGAAGTGCTGCCAGAATCACAAGACTTTCGAGGAGATCCTTATCGCTTCAAGGACTCTTTCCAAGTGCGATGATCTGAAGGCGAAGATCGAAGCTACAGACTGCCCCGTAAAGATCACGACTGTAGGTGTAGATGCAGACAGCAAGGAAGACCTTGTAAAGCTCATCTCAAACTATAAGCCCGATGCGGTATTAAATGTTGCTCTTCCTTATCAGGATCTTACGATCATGGATGCATGCCTTGAGTGCAAGGTTGACTATATTGATACTGCTAACTACGAGCCCGAGGATACGGATGATCCCGCATGGCGCGAAGTATATGAGAAGAGATGTCAGGAGAAGGGCTTCACGGCTTACTTTGACTACTCATGGCAGTGGGCATATGAAGAGAAGTTTAGGGAGGCAGGTCTTACGGCTCTCCTCGGAACAGGTTTCGATCCCGGTGTCACATCCGTATTCGTAGCATATGCAAAGAAGCATTATTTCGACGAGATCGATACTGTTGATATACTCGACTGTAACGGCGGTGATCACGGTTATCCTTTCGCTACGAACTTTAATCCCGAGATCAATCTCCGTGAAGTATCCGCAAACGGATCTTATATGGAGAACGGTAAGTGGGTAGAGACTAAGCCCATGGAGATCAAGAGAGAGTACGATTTCCCCAAGGTAGGAAAGAAGGATATGTATCTTCTCCACCACGAGGAGATCGAGGCTTTGGGAAGGAACTTCCCCGAGATCAAGAGGATCAGATTCTTCATGACTTTCGGCCAGAGCTACCTTACGCACATGAAGTGCCTTGAGAATGTCGGAATGCTCTCGACTACTCCCGTTGAGCATGAAGGCCATCTCATCGTACCCATCCAGTTCCTTAAGACTCTGCTTCCCGATCCCGCGAGCCTCGGACCCCGTACTGTAGGTAAGACAAATATCGGCTGTATCTTCACGGGTAAGAAGGATGGTAAGGAGAAGAAGCTCTATATCTATAATGTCTGTGATCATCAGGAGTGCTATAAGGAACTCGGATCTCAGGCAATAAGCTACACGACCGGTGTTCCCGCTATGATCGGTACATCTCTCGTAGTCGAAGGTATCTGGAAGAAGCCCGGCGTATTTACGACTGATGAATTCGATCCCGATCCTTACATGGATATGCTCAATAAGTACGGACTTCCCTGGGTTGTAGATGAGGATCCCGTTCTCGTTCCATGA
- a CDS encoding carboxynorspermidine decarboxylase encodes MRYEELNTPSYIVLESKLRKNLELLSDVSKRSGGKILLAQKAFSMFRVYPLIAEYLAGTTSSGIYEARLAHEEMKGRENHVFEPAFKDDEMEEILKICDHVYFNSLSQLEHHRGVWEKYAAEGGVSVGLRVNPEFSTQEGHEIYDPCSPKSRLGVRASALGDKLPAGIEGLHMHTLCEQGFEPLKATFEVFEEKFGEFLYDLKWINLGGGHHITKDDYDREGLIELIRYIRAKYGVEVYLEPGEAIALDAGILITEVMDIVDTPDMPTLILDASAACHMPDVLEMPYTPPLLDEAKQGGVMVRLASRTCLAGDVIGEYPLPSLPKIGDILTFGDMAIYSMVKNNTFNGMPLPDIVLLKEDGDYELVKRFGYSDFKERLS; translated from the coding sequence ATGAGATATGAAGAACTGAATACACCGTCATATATCGTGCTCGAAAGTAAGCTCAGGAAAAATCTTGAGCTGCTTTCCGATGTCTCGAAAAGATCAGGAGGAAAGATACTTCTCGCGCAGAAGGCTTTTTCGATGTTTCGCGTATATCCGCTGATAGCCGAATACCTTGCGGGTACTACTTCGTCAGGTATCTATGAAGCGAGACTTGCCCATGAGGAGATGAAGGGCAGGGAGAATCATGTATTCGAGCCTGCTTTCAAGGACGATGAGATGGAGGAGATCCTCAAGATCTGTGACCATGTCTACTTCAATTCCTTGTCTCAGCTCGAGCATCACAGAGGCGTGTGGGAGAAATATGCCGCAGAAGGCGGAGTGAGTGTCGGACTCAGGGTAAATCCCGAGTTTTCAACGCAGGAAGGACATGAGATCTATGATCCGTGTTCTCCGAAGTCCAGGCTGGGCGTACGTGCATCGGCACTTGGAGATAAGCTCCCCGCAGGTATAGAGGGTCTTCATATGCATACTCTCTGTGAGCAGGGATTTGAGCCTTTGAAGGCTACTTTCGAGGTGTTCGAAGAGAAGTTCGGAGAGTTTCTCTACGACCTTAAGTGGATCAACTTGGGCGGCGGTCACCATATCACAAAAGATGACTACGACAGAGAAGGTCTGATCGAGCTCATCAGATATATTCGCGCTAAGTACGGAGTTGAAGTATATCTCGAGCCCGGTGAAGCTATCGCGCTAGATGCGGGTATCCTGATAACTGAGGTCATGGATATCGTGGATACTCCCGATATGCCGACGCTGATACTTGACGCATCTGCCGCATGTCACATGCCTGATGTTCTTGAGATGCCTTATACGCCACCGTTGCTCGATGAAGCAAAGCAGGGAGGTGTCATGGTAAGGCTCGCGTCGAGGACATGCCTTGCAGGTGATGTTATCGGTGAATATCCGCTTCCGAGCCTGCCGAAGATCGGTGACATCCTGACGTTCGGTGATATGGCTATCTATTCGATGGTCAAGAATAATACCTTTAACGGCATGCCGTTGCCGGATATCGTTCTCCTCAAGGAAGACGGTGATTACGAGCTCGTCAAGAGATTCGGTTATTCAGACTTTAAGGAGAGATTATCGTAA